The Exiguobacterium acetylicum genome includes a window with the following:
- a CDS encoding polysaccharide pyruvyl transferase family protein — protein MKMNLTTLHGAYHPNNFGDVLILAIQTSWIKEITKGDVALPFATQVYREQIEVSSLKGIESIEKSGQIVYGAGGYLGEPPTQKWRWGFSFFKKHVQVADTGFKNNKDLAIVGTGVGEITNIFTKRKVKKICNRAKLIAVRDEESKTYLKKIGIDDSKINVTADVALSLTKDALPETAFDNLPTTIKSINENLKYGIHIGISKTEQNRNSLENLFKDVLLFLNSRSDIHAVLIIDNDNKAQNDAVKYLSENLKNGYTIFRHKEIWETTAMLSSLDVVLTNKLHVGIVSYALGSIPIAIPYHSKTKRFYRQIKRDDLCLDINNIKSNQVYELLNNTLDDNWKREYKNTYDVERKELYRKSLENKELLKGFLIK, from the coding sequence ATGAAAATGAATTTAACGACTTTACATGGAGCATATCATCCAAATAATTTTGGAGATGTCTTAATATTAGCAATTCAGACTTCATGGATCAAAGAAATTACTAAAGGTGATGTGGCATTACCATTTGCTACACAAGTATACAGAGAACAGATTGAAGTTTCTTCTCTGAAAGGTATTGAATCGATTGAAAAAAGTGGACAAATAGTTTACGGAGCTGGTGGTTATTTAGGAGAACCACCTACTCAAAAATGGCGATGGGGATTTTCATTTTTTAAAAAACATGTACAAGTTGCTGATACTGGTTTTAAAAACAATAAAGATTTAGCAATAGTAGGAACTGGTGTAGGAGAAATTACAAATATTTTTACAAAAAGAAAAGTTAAAAAAATATGTAACCGTGCAAAATTAATTGCAGTTCGAGATGAAGAGTCAAAAACATACTTGAAAAAAATAGGAATAGATGATTCTAAGATAAATGTTACTGCTGATGTAGCACTTTCTCTAACTAAGGATGCTCTGCCTGAAACTGCTTTTGATAATCTCCCGACTACAATTAAATCAATTAACGAAAATTTAAAATATGGAATTCATATAGGAATCAGTAAGACTGAACAAAATAGAAATTCACTAGAAAATCTTTTTAAGGACGTATTATTATTTTTAAACTCTCGTTCAGACATTCATGCTGTTTTAATTATTGATAATGATAACAAAGCGCAAAATGATGCTGTGAAGTATTTAAGCGAAAACTTAAAAAATGGATATACAATTTTTAGACACAAAGAAATATGGGAAACAACAGCCATGTTATCTAGTTTAGATGTAGTCCTTACAAACAAACTTCATGTGGGTATTGTCTCATACGCCTTGGGTTCAATACCTATTGCGATTCCGTATCATTCAAAAACGAAGAGATTTTACAGACAAATTAAAAGAGATGATCTTTGTTTAGACATAAACAATATCAAATCTAATCAAGTGTACGAATTACTTAATAACACATTAGATGATAATTGGAAAAGAGAGTATAAAAATACTTATGATGTTGAACGAAAAGAATTGTACAGAAAATCATTAGAGAATAAAGAATTACTAAAAGGATTTTTAATAAAGTAA